The following proteins come from a genomic window of Thermoproteus sp.:
- a CDS encoding ABC transporter ATP-binding protein, with product MLEGIDLSFGYGNFKVFENVNIEVHEEEIVAIVGPSGIGKSTLLRILGGFLKPLTGVVKLFGRPVVKPSPQIVLVHQSIVTFPWMTALENVMLGLQYMKMDRREAEEEARRMLELVGLKGFESFYPKEMSGGMRQRVAIARALAARPSVLLMDEPFSHLDELTAENLRRELYGILFNEATSLKGVVLVSHNLYEVVELADVVYVLNGRPAHVVDVLKIDLPRPRNIRDESATKYVDMLYSSLTSPKKVEAGTS from the coding sequence GTGCTTGAAGGCATCGATTTGAGCTTCGGCTACGGCAACTTTAAGGTATTCGAAAATGTCAACATCGAGGTACATGAGGAGGAGATAGTGGCCATAGTGGGTCCCTCTGGAATAGGCAAGTCGACGTTGCTCAGAATTCTAGGGGGCTTTTTGAAGCCCCTTACAGGCGTTGTCAAGCTCTTCGGGAGGCCTGTAGTCAAGCCGTCGCCGCAAATAGTCTTGGTCCATCAATCCATAGTGACCTTCCCCTGGATGACCGCGTTGGAGAACGTAATGCTGGGCCTTCAGTACATGAAGATGGACAGGCGGGAGGCTGAGGAGGAGGCCCGGCGCATGTTGGAGCTGGTGGGCCTCAAGGGCTTCGAGAGCTTCTACCCCAAGGAGATGTCGGGAGGCATGAGGCAGAGGGTGGCGATAGCGAGGGCGCTGGCGGCGAGACCTTCCGTACTGCTCATGGATGAGCCCTTCAGCCATCTGGACGAACTGACGGCCGAGAACTTAAGGCGGGAGCTGTACGGCATACTCTTCAACGAGGCCACTTCCCTAAAGGGCGTAGTGTTGGTGTCGCACAACCTCTATGAGGTGGTGGAGCTCGCCGATGTGGTCTACGTGCTGAACGGAAGGCCCGCCCACGTCGTTGACGTCTTGAAGATAGACTTGCCGCGGCCTAGAAACATAAGGGACGAATCGGCCACTAAATACGTAGATATGCTCTACTCCAGCCTTACCTCGCCCAAGAAGGTTGAAGCTGGCACGTCATGA
- the rpl7ae gene encoding 50S ribosomal protein L7Ae, whose translation MATTVDPKTFYANSVQGKPFYVRFEVPAELAEKAYEILNTARQTGKIKKGTNEVTKAVERGLARLVLIAEDVDPPEVVAHLPILCEEKKVPYVYVPSKEKLGKAAGINVSAAAAVVIDPGQAAGELEGLVARLNEVRSKYGLGPIAPARK comes from the coding sequence ATGGCAACTACGGTAGACCCCAAGACCTTTTACGCGAACTCGGTGCAGGGCAAGCCGTTCTACGTGAGATTTGAGGTTCCCGCCGAGCTCGCCGAAAAGGCATACGAGATATTGAATACTGCGAGACAGACGGGTAAAATAAAGAAGGGGACAAACGAAGTTACGAAGGCCGTCGAGCGCGGCCTCGCGAGGCTCGTGCTCATAGCTGAGGACGTCGATCCGCCCGAAGTCGTGGCGCATCTGCCCATACTCTGTGAGGAGAAGAAAGTGCCGTATGTCTATGTCCCATCTAAAGAAAAGTTGGGCAAGGCTGCCGGCATAAACGTCTCTGCTGCCGCCGCTGTCGTCATAGATCCGGGCCAAGCCGCAGGCGAGTTGGAGGGGTTAGTGGCCAGGCTGAACGAAGTGAGGAGCAAATACGGCCTGGGGCCGATAGCGCCTGCCAGAAAGTAG
- a CDS encoding radical SAM protein, which translates to MVSLADAFLLECPATPISHIRGGRGGLAANRLFEVTIYVTRACNLSCRHCYISAGRPLEGELSAEEWGAVFKQLGDLGVEVLYILGGEPMMRRDIYDIIFLARKNMPGSKISMSTNGTLISEEAAAKLRDAGLDEVQVSIDGPTADVNDAIRTPGSFVKAVLAARRLKEAGLRVTLAYVVLDENAEYIEDMVRLAESLGVDGINFSPVVGFGRALTGRLSLSRRNAARALKALMSIKSRVPITINGFRFYLDDIQKAYREALADLGEYAKYYKTCPAGTSRLVIDSNGDVYGCELLIPTMKEGNVRERDIKDIWLNGFKSLRLRDVRKVEPCSTCTMADLCQGGCTARALATFKSINAPDPLCPLVRR; encoded by the coding sequence GTGGTCTCGCTGGCTGACGCATTTCTGCTGGAGTGTCCGGCCACGCCGATAAGCCACATCAGGGGCGGCCGCGGGGGGCTCGCCGCCAATAGGCTCTTTGAGGTCACGATATACGTAACTAGGGCGTGTAACCTATCCTGTAGGCACTGCTATATATCTGCAGGCAGGCCTCTCGAGGGCGAGCTCAGCGCAGAGGAGTGGGGCGCCGTCTTTAAACAGCTGGGGGACCTGGGGGTCGAGGTGTTGTATATACTCGGCGGGGAGCCAATGATGCGGAGGGACATATACGACATAATATTTCTAGCCAGGAAGAACATGCCCGGCTCCAAGATATCCATGAGCACCAACGGCACGTTGATAAGCGAAGAGGCCGCGGCCAAGTTGAGAGACGCCGGGCTCGACGAGGTTCAAGTAAGCATCGACGGGCCTACGGCCGACGTGAACGACGCCATAAGGACCCCAGGGTCCTTCGTGAAGGCAGTTTTGGCCGCGAGGCGCCTCAAGGAGGCCGGCTTGAGGGTCACGCTCGCCTACGTCGTCCTGGACGAAAATGCGGAGTACATAGAGGATATGGTCAGGCTGGCCGAGTCGTTGGGCGTCGACGGGATAAACTTCAGCCCGGTTGTCGGCTTCGGCAGGGCCCTCACGGGCCGCCTGTCCCTCTCTAGAAGGAACGCCGCGAGAGCGCTTAAGGCTTTGATGTCTATCAAGTCTAGAGTCCCCATAACGATAAACGGCTTTAGGTTCTACCTAGACGACATACAAAAGGCGTATAGGGAGGCCCTAGCCGATTTAGGCGAGTACGCCAAATACTACAAGACCTGCCCCGCCGGGACCTCTAGGCTCGTGATAGACTCAAATGGCGATGTATACGGATGTGAGCTCCTAATACCCACAATGAAAGAGGGCAACGTCAGAGAGCGAGACATCAAGGACATATGGCTTAACGGATTTAAGAGCCTCAGGCTTAGAGACGTCAGGAAGGTCGAGCCGTGCTCGACGTGCACCATGGCCGATTTATGTCAAGGCGGCTGTACGGCCCGGGCCCTCGCGACGTTTAAATCTATAAACGCGCCGGATCCCCTCTGCCCGCTCGTCAGGCGCTGA